The sequence AAGAAGCGCCCGATCTGCTTCCTCGGGAAGTTGCACACGCCGATCACCTGCCTCCCCACCAGCTCCTCGCGGGTGTAGTGTTTGGTGATCTGGGCGCTCGACCTCCTGACGCCAGCCTCGCCGAAATCAATCAGCAGCTTGTAGGCCGGCTTCCTCGCCTCGGGGAACTCCTCCACCTCGAGCACCGTCCCGACCCGCAGCTCCACCTTCTCGAAATCCCCCCACGTTATCTCGGACACGTCACTTCCCCTTTCCCGCGAAGAAGCGCTTGAACACCGCAACGGTCCGCTCGACGTCGGCGCGCTCCACGTCCAGGTGGGTGACCAGGCGGATCATGTCGCCGCCACCGATCAGGATCCCCTCGGCGGCCAGTGCTTCGCGCAGCGCCGGGGCGCTTCCGGCGGGCGGGGTGACGAAGAGGATGTTGGTGCGGGCCTGGCTTACCATGAGCTCCTCGATATGGGAGAGCCCGCTCGACAAAAGCTCTGCGTTCTCGTGGTCATCGGCCAGCCGCTCTACGTTGTGTTGCAGCGCGTGGATTCCCGCCGCGGCGAGTATGCCGGCCTGCCGCATCCCGCCGCCGGCCACCTTGCGCCAGCGGTGCGCGCGGTTGATCAGTTCCGCGCTTCCGCAAAGGACCGAGCCCACCGGGGCTCCGAGCCCCTTGGACAGGCAGACCGATACGGAATCGAAGTGGCGCGCGACCTCGCGCACCGGCACACCTAGGTAGACGGCGGCGTTGAAGATGCGGGCGCCGTCCAGGTGCATCGCGAGGCCCAGCTCTTTAGCGACGCGGGACGCATCATCGAGGTAGGAAAGGGGGAGCACCCTGCCGCCTTGGGTGTTCTCCAGGCAGAGGAGCCTGGTAACGGCATGGTGGTGATCGGCGGGCTTCACGGCGCGGCGCACCCTGTCGAGGTCGAGCGTGCCGTCCTCTTCGAAGTCCAGGGGCTGGGGCTGGATACCGCCGAAGATGGCGCCCCCTCCTCCTTCCCAGCGATAGATATGGGCGTCCTGCCCGGCTATGTACTCATCCCCGCGTCCGCAGTGAGACAAAAGGGCGGTCAGGTTGCTCATGGTGCCGCTGGGGACGAAGATCGCCTTCTCCTTCCCGAGGAGCTCGGCGGCCATCGCCTCAAGCCGGTTTACCGTCGGGTCCTCCCCGTACACGTCATCGCCTACCTCGGCCGCTGCCATCACCCGGCGCATCGCCTCGGACGGGCGGGTCACCGTATCGCTTCTAAGATCTACCGTTTTCATCTGCTCCTGCTTCCTCCCTATTCGAATTGCTTCACTTTTTCCGCGCTTTGAAGCGGCTCTCCCAGATAGGGGTCGACGCGGTCATCTCGATCCCGTGGTCGGGGTTCGCCGCCAGGTGGCGCAGGATGTTGAATACCGTCTCTACCTCTTCGGGACGCGCGAGCGTCATGGCCAGGTCCTCGCAGGTGAAATCACGGCGGGGTTGGCGCCGCAGCATCTCCAGGATCTCTCCCTGCAGCTTCAGCACGACTCCGGCCGCCTTTTTTCCCGCTTCGACGCCGGGCTGGTGGTAGGCGTTCACGTTGATGAGCGAGGCGTAAAGACCTACGGCGCGCTCGTACAGGGCGATCAGCGCCCCGACGGTGGCCGGGGTGATTTCGCGGATCGTGATGGTAACCGATTCCCGCTCCTTTTCATAGAGGGCGCTACGCGTTCCTTGCAGGAATCCGGAGAGGTAGTCGCCGGAAGTGGCGCCGGGTTCGACCTCGAACGAGGCCCCCTCCCGGTCCTTCAGCACCTCGATGAAGGTTGCGAAGAAGTTCGGTACCCCCTCGCGCAGCTGCTGCACGTAGGCGTGCTGATCGGTGGAGCCCTTGTTGCCGTAGACCGTGATCCCCTGCAAGACAAGGTTGCCGTCCCGGTCGAGCTCCTTTCCCAGTGATTCCATGATGAGCTGCTGCAGGTAGCGGGAGAAGAGGATCAGCCGGTCCTTGTAGGGAAGGAGCACCATGTCGCGCGTCCCTTTGCCTCGCGTTGCGTGGTACCACGACAGGGCGAGGAGCGCCGCCGGGTTCTCACGGGTCGAGCGGCTCCTCGTGCTCTGGTCGCAAAGCCGCGCCCCTTCGAGCAGACGGTCCACGTCGATCCCCTGCAGTGCCGCCGGGAGAAGACCTACCGCCGAGGTGACCGAGGTGCGCCCGCCGACCCAGTCCCACATCGGGAAGGTCCCCAGCCACCCCTCCTGCGAGGCGGTACGGTCGAGCTCGCTGTCGCAGCCGGTTACGGCGACGGCCTGGGCCGCGAAATGCAGCCCCGCTTTCTCAAAAGCCCGGCGCGCCTCCAGCATGCCGTTACGGGTCTCCTTGGTGCCGCCGCTTTTCGAGATCACCACGGCAAGGGTGTGCTTCAACCCTGCGCCGATCTCGGCCACCACCTTGTCCATCCCGTCCGGGTCGGTGTTGTCGAAGAAGAAGACGCGCATCCGGTCGCGCGCACTCCCCAGGCTGTCGGCTACGAACTGCGGGCCGAGGGCCGAGCCGCCGATGCCGATCACCAGTAGGTTTGTGAACTTCTGGTTGTCCGGCGCGGCGATGTTTCCCTGGTGCACCGAGGCGGCGAACGCCTTCACCGACGCGAGGGCCCCGCGGATCTCGTCGCTGAGCTCGGCCGTCGGTGCGAGCTCCGGTGCCCTCAGCCAGTAGTGCCCCACCATGCGCTGCTCGTCGGCATTCGCGACCGCCCCTCCCTCCAGTTCGGTCATCTCCTGGTAGGCCTTCTGCAGGCGCGGTTCCATCTCGCTTAGAAAGGTGTCGGCATAATTCATCCGGCTCGTGTCGACGGAGAGTTCGAGTCCGGCATCGTGGTAGAGGCGGCCTTTGTACAGTTCCCAAAGCTGCTTCTTCTGCATGTACCCTCCTGCTGCGTTTGTTAGTGTGAAGGGGGCTTCTCTCTCATGTGCGTCGGGGCATCATACCATAGATTAAATTTTGTTCAAGCAAAGCGGGAGGGAGCCCCCGGGCGTCGCTTTTCTGTGCCTGGGGGGCGGCGTGAGCTTGCCCGCCCAAAGTTGTCGCTCTTTGCACACCGGCCCCGTTTTTGTGCAAGGTGTGAACAACGGGGAAGGGCGTGCCCGAGGCCCCGTGCTGCCTCTGGCTCTATAAAAAGTAGCGTGGTTACGGCGCCTTATGCGGAGTTGTGTTCGGGGCGCCGAATTGGTACGGCTGTTGTAAAGCAAAGGGTGCAACGGAGCTTGATACCGTCACTGGGAGGTGGGCCATGGTGGACAAACATGCGGGCGCGTGTATGGAAGGCGACGGGTTCGGCGCGATGGAGGTGGTACTGGTCAAACGGCAGCACCCTCCTCAGGGGGAGCGTGTCGCCGTGGTGCTCACCCTGGCCTGCGACCCGGACGTCTGGCGACTGGTGAACGAGGATATGGACGAGATCGCTGCCAACCTTATGAGGGTACGAAAGATGAACACCGAAAAAAGGATACATGTAGACGAGAATGCACGGCTTTTCCAGGGGAGTCTCGAGCCGTTTTTCACCCTCATTTCCGCGACCGCGAAGGAGCACGTCATGGACAAGCTCTCCGCCTCGCTCAGAAAAGCGCTGCTGCTCATGGCGATGGAGCGCTACGACTGTAATCGCGAGAAGGTCTGTCGGGCCCTGGGTCTCACCAGGACGAAATTGGACAAGGAACTGAGACGCTGCGGACTGCTGGCGCAGGATCAGCAGGCGGCGTGAAACAAGGGGCGGGCCGCGAGGTCCGCCCTCTTTTTTGCCTTTATTTTCAACCCTATCTCCTCATCCCTCCATTCTTTCCGCCCCTTTCCTGTAGACGAAATGCCTTGAATAATGAATGTGATTTTGTTAGAGTGCTGCGTCGTTTCCCATTAAAATTGCCAGCCCGGCTGGCACTGAAAACGGCGCGAATTCGTGCCGTTCATATTTTTGAGCGTTATACGCCGTAGCGCTAGTCGCAGAACCGAGGCCTGATATGGATGCAGCGCTTGCCCTCATCGGGGAAGACCTGAAAAACGTGGAACTGCAGTTCAAGAAAGACCTGCAGTCGGATGTCCCGCTGATACGCAAGGTGGGTGAATATGTACTTTCCAGCGGCGGGAAGAGGATCCGCCCGGCCCTGGTGCTTCTGGCCGCCAAGTTGTGCGGCTACGGCGGTGACCGCAGCGTCCCGCTCGCCAGTGTGGTGGAGTTCATTCACACCGCGACGCTTCTGCACGACGACGTGGTGGACAACGCGAACCTGCGGCGCGGTCAGGCTTCCGCCAACACCCTCTGGGGTAACGAGGCCTCCGTCCTCGTCGGCGACTTCCTGTTCTCCAAGTCCTTCTCGCTCATGGTAGCTGACGGCGACCTCAACATCCTGAAGGTTTTGGCCGACGCCACCACCATCATCGCCGAAGGCGAGGTGCTGCAGCTCGTATGCACCAGCGATCTCGACATCACCATCGAACGCTACATCGACGTGGTGCGGAGCAAGACGGCGATACTGCTCTCCGCCGCCTGCGAGGTGGGCGCCATCCTCGGGGGCGCCGCTCCCGAACTCAGACAGGCAATGGCTGACTACGGCATGGACCTCGGCATCGCCTTCCAGCTCATGGATGACACCCTCGACTACACCGCCAGCGAGGAACAGTTCGGCAAGAGCATCGGCCACGACCTCGAGGAAGGGAAGATCACCCTGCCGCTCATCCATACGCTGAAGCTCTGCAGCGATGAGGAGCGCGACCTGGTTGCCTCGGTGGTGGAGAAGGAGCTTCTATCCGACGAGGACTTCGAGCAGGTGCTCGCCCTCGTGCAACGCTACGGCGGCATCGAGCACACCATCGAGTCCGCGAGGGAGCACGTCGTTCTTTGCAAGGGACACCTGGCGAAGTTCCCCGCCGGCCCGGTTCGCGAGGCTCTGGCGGAACTCGCCGACTACGTGGTCACCAGGGTCAAATAACCGTCTCAAGCCCCGCCATATAGCGGCGCTTCGATCCCGGATTTCGAAAAAAGACATACCCCTTCCGCTTTGTCACACCATTAATGAGCGCCGGTTACCCGGCGCTCATTTGTGTTTTCAAGGTATCACGGGCTTTTTGCCGTTGCTGTCCATCTGCCCGGCTCCTTGGTGCGGTTCTTGCTCTCTGAGCCTGACTTCATTTTATGCGATGCGTTTTTTTGGGGAGGGGATGTGGACGAAGAGATGTTGCTGCACTCGTCTGAGTTGGAAGTTAACGGTGAAACCTTCAGCATAAGCGTCTTCTGCAGCGCTGCCGGCCGCTTCTTCGCCAAGACCTGCCTTGGCGAGGACGACTTCATCATCACCGACGGCCCTTCGCTGACGGAGACCCTTAAGCGTCATGAGGATCTGTTGCCGCTCGCGGTGGGGACCCGCGAACTGACCCAGTGCTACCTGGGTAACCCGCGCAGGCCCAGAGGGCGCCGCCTGTAACGAAAGGCCGTGGCCCCCTCGGGCAGAACGGCCCCTTTTCCTGCGCCACCTCTCGGGTGGTGCTCGGCCTCCTTTTTTCTTTTTCCCGCCTTATAGATGCGCGGCACCTTTCGCGCCGCTCACGCCCGCTTCCCTGCCGCTTGACTCCCCAAGCCCCGCTGTCCCGTGTCCGAAATGAGAAGGTTGGCGGGGGACTGCTCATTATAAAAAGGGTTGCCCTGCCCCGGCAAATCGGTTACAAATTGACGTTGGCGTTCCATTAATATCCCGTCACCCTGGTCAGGAATCCCATGCCTCCAAAGATTCTCATCATCGACGATGATAGTTCGCTGCGGCGCGTTCTCGAGTACAACCTGGAGCAGGAGGGGTACCACGTCTACACAGCTGAGGACGGGGCGGCCGGCCTGAGACTTTTCGAGGAGAAGTCGCCCCAACTGGTGATCACCGACCTGAAGATGCCGGGGATGACCGGTTTCGAGGTGCTCTCGGCAGTCAAGGAGCGGGCCCCGGCAACGGTGGTGATCGTGCTTACCGCCTTCGGCGCCATCGATACCGCGGTGGAGGCGATGAAACTCGGGGCTTTCCACTACCTCACCAAGCCGTTCAACCGTGAGGAACTGAAGATCACCGTGCTCAAGGGGCTCCAGCTCCAGGGGCTCTCCGAGGAGAACCGCCTGCTGAAGGAGGAGCTCTCGGGGCGCACGGAATTCAACAGCATCGTGGGCACCTCCCGCGCCATGGAAGGGGTGTTTTCCGTGGTGCGCAAGGTGGCCGACACCGAAGCCACCGTCCTCATCACCGGCGAGTCGGGGACGGGCAAGGAACTCGTGGCGCGGGCCATCCACTCCGGCAGCTCGCGTCGGGAAGCCCCCTTCATCGCGGTGAATTGCGCCGCCATTCCAAAGGACCTCCTGGAAAGCGAGCTTTTCGGGCACGTGAAAGGCGCCTTCACCGGCGCCATCCGTGACAAGGAAGGGAAGTTCCAACTGGCCGACGGCGGCACCATCTTCCTCGACGAGGTGGGGGATCTCCCTCTCGAACTGCAGCCCAAGCTCTTGAGGGTACTGCAGGAGCGCGTGGTGGAACCGGTCGGCGGAACTTCGCTCCAGAAGATCGACCTGAGGGTGGTCGCCGCCACCAACGCCGATGTCGAGCGCTCCATCGCCGAAGGGAAATTCCGCGAGGACCTCTACTATCGACTCTGCGTCATCCCGATCCAGCTCCCGCCGCTAAGAGAGCGCATCGAGGACATTCCGCTCCTGATCCGGTATTTCTGCGCGAAGTTCGGGGCCGAAGGGGTCACCTTCACCAAGGAGGCGCTTGCGCGGCTCAAGGAGTACGCCTGGCCCGGCAACGTGCGCGAACTGGAGAACACGGTGGAGCGCCTGCTGATCATGCGGGAGGGGGACCAGATCGGGGTGGACGAACTCCCCGGTAAGATCTCCGCCGTCGCACCTCCCGCCGAAGGAGGGGT is a genomic window of Geomonas ferrireducens containing:
- a CDS encoding tRNA-binding protein, which translates into the protein MSEITWGDFEKVELRVGTVLEVEEFPEARKPAYKLLIDFGEAGVRRSSAQITKHYTREELVGRQVIGVCNFPRKQIGRFFSEVLVTGFADENGDIVLASPERPVPNGSRLC
- the ltaE gene encoding low-specificity L-threonine aldolase, whose protein sequence is MKTVDLRSDTVTRPSEAMRRVMAAAEVGDDVYGEDPTVNRLEAMAAELLGKEKAIFVPSGTMSNLTALLSHCGRGDEYIAGQDAHIYRWEGGGGAIFGGIQPQPLDFEEDGTLDLDRVRRAVKPADHHHAVTRLLCLENTQGGRVLPLSYLDDASRVAKELGLAMHLDGARIFNAAVYLGVPVREVARHFDSVSVCLSKGLGAPVGSVLCGSAELINRAHRWRKVAGGGMRQAGILAAAGIHALQHNVERLADDHENAELLSSGLSHIEELMVSQARTNILFVTPPAGSAPALREALAAEGILIGGGDMIRLVTHLDVERADVERTVAVFKRFFAGKGK
- a CDS encoding glucose-6-phosphate isomerase, with product MQKKQLWELYKGRLYHDAGLELSVDTSRMNYADTFLSEMEPRLQKAYQEMTELEGGAVANADEQRMVGHYWLRAPELAPTAELSDEIRGALASVKAFAASVHQGNIAAPDNQKFTNLLVIGIGGSALGPQFVADSLGSARDRMRVFFFDNTDPDGMDKVVAEIGAGLKHTLAVVISKSGGTKETRNGMLEARRAFEKAGLHFAAQAVAVTGCDSELDRTASQEGWLGTFPMWDWVGGRTSVTSAVGLLPAALQGIDVDRLLEGARLCDQSTRSRSTRENPAALLALSWYHATRGKGTRDMVLLPYKDRLILFSRYLQQLIMESLGKELDRDGNLVLQGITVYGNKGSTDQHAYVQQLREGVPNFFATFIEVLKDREGASFEVEPGATSGDYLSGFLQGTRSALYEKERESVTITIREITPATVGALIALYERAVGLYASLINVNAYHQPGVEAGKKAAGVVLKLQGEILEMLRRQPRRDFTCEDLAMTLARPEEVETVFNILRHLAANPDHGIEMTASTPIWESRFKARKK
- a CDS encoding polyprenyl synthetase family protein — translated: MDAALALIGEDLKNVELQFKKDLQSDVPLIRKVGEYVLSSGGKRIRPALVLLAAKLCGYGGDRSVPLASVVEFIHTATLLHDDVVDNANLRRGQASANTLWGNEASVLVGDFLFSKSFSLMVADGDLNILKVLADATTIIAEGEVLQLVCTSDLDITIERYIDVVRSKTAILLSAACEVGAILGGAAPELRQAMADYGMDLGIAFQLMDDTLDYTASEEQFGKSIGHDLEEGKITLPLIHTLKLCSDEERDLVASVVEKELLSDEDFEQVLALVQRYGGIEHTIESAREHVVLCKGHLAKFPAGPVREALAELADYVVTRVK
- a CDS encoding sigma-54-dependent transcriptional regulator, coding for MPPKILIIDDDSSLRRVLEYNLEQEGYHVYTAEDGAAGLRLFEEKSPQLVITDLKMPGMTGFEVLSAVKERAPATVVIVLTAFGAIDTAVEAMKLGAFHYLTKPFNREELKITVLKGLQLQGLSEENRLLKEELSGRTEFNSIVGTSRAMEGVFSVVRKVADTEATVLITGESGTGKELVARAIHSGSSRREAPFIAVNCAAIPKDLLESELFGHVKGAFTGAIRDKEGKFQLADGGTIFLDEVGDLPLELQPKLLRVLQERVVEPVGGTSLQKIDLRVVAATNADVERSIAEGKFREDLYYRLCVIPIQLPPLRERIEDIPLLIRYFCAKFGAEGVTFTKEALARLKEYAWPGNVRELENTVERLLIMREGDQIGVDELPGKISAVAPPAEGGVLRLPAGGYSLEQLEMEAVMEALNRCDWNQTAAARFLRIPRHTLIYRMEKYSIVQPGRK